The sequence TCTTGTGGTTTCTCGGGCATTTCCTTTTCTTTCTTCTCTTCCTTCTTAACAATCATTGCCCTGAGGAAACCATCGGTAACCCTGAAGAAGTAGTAAAGGTCTTTAACTGCACTTGCTGGAAGATTAATGTAGGCAAGATAGTAATAACCTCTGTCCTGCTTGAGAATGGGATAGGCAAGAGTCCTTAATCCCCATTCGTTTTCACTTCTAAAACTTCCGCCATTTCTTTCCACAAAATCGTGGAATTTCTGAACCAAGCCCTGCCTTTCTTCATCAGAAAGGTTAGCGCTTACGATGTAAAGCACTTCGTAATAATTCATCTTTTTACCTCCTGGACATAAAATTTTTGCCTTGTAAGGCAACCCCTACAAGGAAGGTATCTTTATACCAAACTCTATTATACAGAAAATGGGAGCATAATCAAGATGGTGGAGGAGGATTACAACTCCACCCGAAATTAATTTTTTGCCTTTCGGGGTTAGTTGGGAAGGGGTGCCCCCTTCCCATTATG comes from Caldisericum sp. and encodes:
- the rpsF gene encoding 30S ribosomal protein S6 gives rise to the protein MNYYEVLYIVSANLSDEERQGLVQKFHDFVERNGGSFRSENEWGLRTLAYPILKQDRGYYYLAYINLPASAVKDLYYFFRVTDGFLRAMIVKKEEKKEKEMPEKPQETKAEEVTQEVEENV